A genomic region of Ensifer adhaerens contains the following coding sequences:
- the cheD gene encoding chemoreceptor glutamine deamidase CheD: MNMEAAGKRVHVIQGEYKVFNDPNIVLSTILGSCVAACMRDPVVGVGGMNHFLLPGSATSPASGGDATRYGVHLMELLINGLLKQGARRDRLEAKIFGGAKTIARFSNVGEQNAAFARQFLLDEGIRIVGESTGGEHGRKLEYWPSSGRARQYALTGVETQRTVQMEERPIIAPKPAESSIEFF; encoded by the coding sequence ATGAACATGGAAGCCGCCGGCAAGCGCGTGCATGTCATCCAGGGCGAGTACAAGGTCTTCAACGATCCCAACATCGTGCTGTCGACCATTCTCGGCTCCTGCGTGGCTGCGTGCATGCGCGATCCCGTGGTCGGCGTCGGCGGCATGAACCACTTCCTGCTGCCCGGTTCCGCGACGTCGCCTGCTTCCGGCGGCGACGCGACCCGCTACGGGGTCCATCTGATGGAGCTCCTGATCAACGGGCTGCTGAAACAGGGGGCACGCCGAGATCGTCTCGAAGCCAAGATCTTTGGTGGGGCCAAGACGATCGCGCGCTTCTCCAATGTTGGCGAACAGAATGCCGCTTTCGCGCGGCAGTTCCTGCTCGACGAAGGCATCCGCATCGTTGGGGAGAGCACTGGCGGCGAGCACGGCCGCAAGCTCGAATATTGGCCGTCCAGCGGCCGGGCTCGGCAATATGCCCTGACCGGAGTCGAGACGCAGCGCACCGTGCAGATGGAGGAGCGCCCGATCATCGCGCCGAAGCCGGCCGAAAGCTCGATCGAATTCTTCTGA
- a CDS encoding chemotaxis protein CheW: MTYAAKNLTDGRELIAFRVGAQEFCVNIMSVREIRGWTPATPMPHAPPYVLGVINLRGAVLPIVDLSARLGMTPADPTVRHVIIVAQVKSQVVGLLVDAVSDILTITDDKIQPTPDVVSSEFEKSFARGVLAIEGRMICLIELEAIFPQEEREAA; the protein is encoded by the coding sequence ATGACCTACGCCGCAAAAAATCTGACGGACGGGCGGGAGCTGATCGCTTTCCGTGTCGGCGCTCAGGAATTCTGCGTGAACATCATGTCGGTGCGCGAGATCCGTGGCTGGACGCCTGCGACGCCGATGCCGCATGCGCCACCTTATGTCCTCGGCGTGATCAACCTGCGTGGTGCCGTGCTGCCGATCGTCGATCTTTCGGCCCGCCTCGGCATGACGCCGGCCGATCCGACGGTCCGTCACGTCATCATCGTCGCGCAGGTAAAGAGCCAGGTCGTCGGCCTTCTGGTGGACGCCGTCTCCGACATCCTGACGATCACCGACGACAAGATCCAGCCGACGCCGGATGTTGTGTCGTCGGAGTTCGAAAAGAGCTTCGCTCGCGGCGTGCTCGCGATCGAAGGTCGAATGATCTGCCTCATTGAGCTGGAAGCCATCTTCCCGCAGGAAGAAAGGGAAGCCGCATGA
- a CDS encoding response regulator: MSIAEKIKVLIVDDQVTSRLLLGDALQQLGFKQITAAGDGEQGMKIMAQNPHHLVISDFNMPKMDGLGLLQAVRSNPTTKKAAFIILTAQGDRALVQKAAALGANNVLAKPFTIEKMKAAIEAVFGALK, from the coding sequence ATGTCCATCGCCGAAAAAATCAAAGTTCTGATCGTCGACGATCAGGTAACCAGCCGCCTGCTCCTGGGTGACGCCTTGCAGCAGCTCGGCTTCAAGCAGATCACTGCCGCCGGTGACGGGGAGCAGGGCATGAAGATCATGGCCCAGAACCCGCATCATCTGGTGATCTCCGACTTCAACATGCCGAAGATGGACGGCCTCGGCCTCTTGCAGGCGGTCCGCTCCAATCCGACGACCAAGAAGGCCGCCTTCATCATCCTCACGGCCCAGGGCGACCGTGCCCTGGTTCAGAAGGCTGCGGCCCTCGGTGCCAACAACGTGCTCGCCAAGCCTTTCACCATCGAAAAGATGAAGGCTGCGATCGAAGCCGTATTCGGGGCGCTTAAATGA
- the cheT gene encoding chemotaxis protein CheT, with amino-acid sequence MQTDYQGHMPHVEEALPEVLMRIVTELHDVAYLIERIEPQLLGDDGVDALDNPDKMMVLQGIDLAVQKTRGLAEFIDTITSSIPDDWLVDVTTAVSLVKLADMKKALGNGMLRHGHSQPLTKAAGDFEAF; translated from the coding sequence ATGCAGACCGACTACCAGGGCCACATGCCACACGTGGAAGAAGCACTGCCCGAAGTGCTGATGCGAATCGTCACCGAACTGCATGACGTCGCCTACCTGATCGAACGGATCGAACCGCAGCTCCTGGGCGACGACGGCGTCGATGCGCTCGACAATCCGGACAAGATGATGGTGCTGCAGGGCATCGACCTTGCCGTGCAGAAGACGCGCGGCCTCGCCGAGTTCATCGATACGATAACGTCGTCGATCCCCGATGACTGGCTGGTCGACGTGACCACCGCCGTCAGCCTCGTCAAGCTTGCCGATATGAAGAAGGCACTTGGCAACGGCATGTTGCGCCACGGCCACTCCCAGCCGCTGACCAAGGCAGCCGGCGATTTCGAGGCCTTCTAG
- a CDS encoding protein-glutamate methylesterase/protein-glutamine glutaminase, with amino-acid sequence MTAPARVLVVDDSATMRGLITAVLNADPDVTVVGQAADAMEARQAIKQLDPDVVTLDIEMPNMNGLEFLDKIMRLRPMPVIMVSTLTHKGAEATIAALEIGAFDCVGKPHPGDPHPFAGLVDKVKAAARSQRKFIITGNRVAAAPAAANANTASEYRASRKIIAIGASTGGVEALITVLQKFPANCPPTVITQHMPHTFTRSFAERLNRLCAPAVQEATDGARLEIGKVYLAPGGERHLQVSNPTAPCCRLVDREPVNGHRPSVDVLFDSVAELAGRNAIGVILTGMGRDGASGLLKMRHAGAKTFGQNEKTCVVYGMPRVAYELGAVETQLPLGSIGEEVLKAAALRKEGSE; translated from the coding sequence ATGACCGCTCCCGCACGTGTTCTCGTCGTTGACGACTCGGCCACCATGCGTGGCCTCATTACCGCTGTCCTGAATGCCGATCCTGATGTGACCGTCGTCGGCCAGGCGGCCGATGCCATGGAAGCGCGCCAGGCGATCAAGCAGCTTGACCCCGATGTCGTCACCCTCGACATCGAAATGCCGAACATGAACGGCCTCGAATTCCTCGACAAGATCATGCGGCTGCGGCCAATGCCGGTCATCATGGTCTCGACGCTGACGCACAAGGGTGCCGAGGCGACGATCGCCGCACTCGAGATCGGTGCCTTCGATTGCGTCGGCAAGCCGCATCCGGGCGATCCTCATCCGTTCGCCGGCCTCGTCGACAAGGTGAAGGCCGCCGCACGCTCGCAACGCAAGTTCATCATCACCGGCAACAGGGTTGCCGCCGCTCCCGCTGCTGCCAATGCGAACACGGCTTCGGAATACCGGGCCAGCCGCAAGATCATCGCCATCGGCGCTTCGACCGGTGGCGTGGAAGCGCTGATCACGGTGCTGCAGAAGTTCCCGGCCAATTGCCCACCGACAGTGATCACCCAGCACATGCCGCACACCTTCACCAGGAGCTTTGCCGAGCGGCTGAACCGCTTGTGCGCGCCGGCGGTGCAGGAGGCGACGGACGGCGCGCGGCTCGAAATCGGCAAGGTCTATCTGGCGCCGGGTGGCGAGCGCCATCTGCAGGTCTCCAACCCCACGGCACCCTGCTGCCGGCTGGTCGATCGCGAGCCGGTCAACGGACATCGCCCGTCGGTGGACGTGCTGTTTGATTCCGTTGCTGAACTTGCCGGTCGCAATGCGATCGGCGTCATTCTGACCGGCATGGGGCGCGACGGCGCCTCCGGCCTCCTGAAAATGCGGCATGCCGGGGCAAAGACCTTCGGACAAAACGAAAAGACATGTGTCGTCTACGGCATGCCGAGAGTCGCCTATGAATTGGGCGCCGTTGAAACCCAGCTCCCCCTCGGATCCATCGGGGAGGAGGTCCTGAAAGCAGCGGCGCTCCGCAAGGAAGGAAGCGAATAA
- the fliF gene encoding flagellar basal-body MS-ring/collar protein FliF has translation MSLLDQLSTVTKNLSNLGQGKLIALAAAGVVAVGLVLGAGIYVNRPSFETLYVGLERSDVTQISIALAEANIDFNVGADGASLQVPVGMTSKARLLLAERGLPSSANAGYELFDNVGSLGLTSFMQEVTRVRALEGEIGRTIQQISGIAAARVHIVMPERGSFRKADQNPTASVMIRASATVGRSAAASIRHLVASSVPGLDVDDVTVLDSTGQLLASGDDPANSALNQSLGVVQNVQSELEKKIDNALAPFLGMDNFRSSVTARLNTDTQQIQETVFDPESRVERSTRVTKEEQKSSQQQPDNAATVQQNIPQAAPKGGAGPQSSDQAEKKEEQTNYEINSKTIATVKNSYTVERLSVAVVVNRGRLAAMVGEPADQAKIDAYLADMQKIVASAAGLDTARGDVVTLTAMDFVETQLLDQAVAGPGVMETLTRNLGGIINALAFIVVAALVVWGMRPLARQLGFGSNAGQLEGEAAGLELPDFSPATAGAGGALMDGFGSDFGFDSTDDLLNMGEDGGFNRRVKEGPERRLARMVEISEERAAKILRKWALDKAA, from the coding sequence ATGAGTCTGTTGGATCAACTCTCGACGGTCACGAAGAACCTGAGCAATCTCGGGCAAGGCAAGCTGATCGCGCTCGCGGCAGCCGGCGTTGTCGCCGTCGGCCTGGTGCTCGGGGCAGGCATTTACGTCAACAGACCCTCGTTCGAGACGCTCTATGTCGGGCTCGAACGCAGCGATGTCACCCAGATCAGCATCGCGCTGGCTGAGGCAAATATCGACTTCAATGTCGGCGCCGATGGCGCAAGCCTTCAGGTCCCCGTCGGCATGACGAGCAAGGCCCGTCTGCTGCTTGCCGAGCGCGGCCTGCCGAGCAGCGCCAATGCCGGTTACGAGCTCTTCGACAATGTCGGTTCGCTCGGCCTCACCTCTTTCATGCAGGAAGTGACGCGCGTCCGTGCCCTGGAAGGCGAAATCGGTCGCACCATCCAGCAGATCTCGGGCATCGCCGCCGCCCGCGTCCACATCGTGATGCCGGAGCGCGGCAGCTTCCGCAAGGCGGACCAGAATCCCACTGCCTCGGTCATGATTCGTGCCAGCGCCACCGTTGGCCGCAGTGCCGCCGCTTCGATCCGTCATCTCGTCGCCTCTTCCGTACCGGGGCTCGATGTCGATGACGTAACCGTGCTCGATTCGACCGGGCAGCTGCTCGCCTCCGGCGACGACCCCGCCAACAGCGCGCTTAACCAATCGCTCGGCGTCGTCCAGAACGTTCAGTCCGAGCTTGAGAAGAAGATCGACAACGCGCTGGCGCCCTTCCTTGGAATGGACAATTTCCGCTCCAGCGTCACGGCCCGTCTGAACACCGACACGCAGCAGATCCAGGAAACGGTCTTCGATCCGGAATCGCGGGTCGAGCGCTCCACGCGCGTGACCAAGGAAGAACAGAAGTCCAGCCAACAGCAGCCGGACAATGCCGCGACGGTGCAGCAGAACATTCCTCAGGCCGCCCCGAAGGGCGGCGCCGGCCCGCAATCGAGCGATCAGGCCGAGAAGAAGGAAGAGCAGACCAACTACGAGATCAACAGCAAGACGATCGCCACCGTCAAGAACAGCTACACGGTCGAGCGCCTCTCTGTTGCGGTCGTGGTCAACCGTGGCCGTCTGGCCGCCATGGTTGGCGAACCTGCCGACCAGGCGAAGATCGACGCCTATCTCGCCGATATGCAGAAGATCGTCGCATCCGCCGCCGGTCTCGATACCGCCCGCGGCGACGTCGTGACCCTGACCGCCATGGACTTCGTCGAAACGCAATTGCTCGACCAGGCCGTCGCTGGCCCCGGCGTCATGGAAACGCTGACCCGCAATCTCGGCGGCATCATCAATGCCCTCGCCTTCATCGTGGTTGCCGCCCTCGTTGTCTGGGGCATGCGACCGCTGGCTCGCCAGCTCGGCTTCGGCAGCAATGCCGGCCAACTGGAAGGCGAGGCAGCCGGTCTCGAACTGCCCGACTTCTCTCCGGCGACCGCCGGTGCCGGTGGGGCGCTTATGGACGGCTTCGGGTCGGACTTCGGCTTCGACAGCACCGACGATCTGCTCAACATGGGCGAGGACGGTGGCTTCAATCGCCGCGTCAAGGAAGGGCCGGAGAGGCGCCTGGCCCGGATGGTCGAGATCAGCGAGGAACGCGCTGCGAAGATCCTGCGCAAATGGGCTCTCGACAAAGCCGCCTGA
- the cheR gene encoding protein-glutamate O-methyltransferase CheR has translation MRNQVAFEQKLSPDECLASGEYPLTRRDLTEIAAMIYADAGIYLNESKASLVYSRLSKHIRNLGLKGFRDYCQLVASPAGAAARRDMLSHLTTNFTRFFRENHHFEHLKTEVLPELIARAKAGGRVRIWSAACSDGQEPYSIALTVLSLLPNAADYDFRILATDIDPKILALARAGAYDATALETVNPAMRKQWFSEVNAGGRFKWQIDDRVKRLITFNELNLMAQWPFKGPFDVIFCRNVVIYFDEPTQMKIWSRFAGMLNTDGHLYIGHSERVSGDAKAHFDNIGITTYRHTGKFHGGRA, from the coding sequence ATGAGGAACCAGGTAGCGTTCGAACAGAAGCTGTCGCCGGACGAGTGCCTGGCAAGCGGCGAATATCCCTTGACCCGTCGCGATCTCACCGAGATCGCCGCCATGATCTATGCGGATGCCGGCATCTATCTCAACGAGAGCAAGGCATCGCTGGTCTATTCGCGTCTGTCGAAGCACATCCGCAATCTTGGGCTCAAGGGTTTCCGTGACTATTGCCAATTGGTTGCTTCACCCGCCGGTGCTGCCGCGCGGCGCGACATGCTCTCGCACCTGACGACGAACTTCACGCGGTTCTTCCGCGAGAACCATCATTTCGAACACCTGAAGACCGAGGTGCTGCCGGAACTGATCGCCCGTGCCAAGGCCGGCGGTCGCGTGCGCATCTGGTCGGCCGCCTGCTCGGATGGGCAGGAGCCCTATTCGATCGCGCTGACGGTTCTGTCGCTGCTGCCGAATGCGGCCGACTACGACTTCCGGATCCTGGCGACCGACATCGACCCGAAGATCCTGGCGCTTGCCCGCGCCGGGGCCTACGACGCGACGGCGCTTGAGACCGTCAATCCGGCCATGCGCAAGCAGTGGTTCTCCGAAGTCAATGCCGGTGGCCGCTTCAAGTGGCAGATCGACGATCGCGTCAAGCGGCTGATCACCTTCAACGAGCTGAACCTGATGGCGCAATGGCCGTTCAAGGGTCCGTTCGACGTCATCTTCTGCCGCAACGTCGTCATCTATTTCGACGAGCCGACGCAAATGAAGATCTGGTCGCGCTTCGCCGGCATGCTGAATACCGACGGACATCTTTACATAGGCCATTCCGAGCGCGTTTCGGGTGACGCCAAGGCGCACTTCGACAACATCGGCATCACCACCTACCGCCATACCGGCAAGTTTCATGGAGGACGGGCATGA